Part of the Metarhizium brunneum chromosome 6, complete sequence genome is shown below.
GCCTTGCCCAGCTGGCCCATATTACCCTCCGCCTTCTCTCGACCCTTTCTTGTCCAGCACCGGCTCATCCACAGCAACAAGGTCGAGAGTAAACTTCGCAAAGCAGCTGCCCAACATGAGACCCATTCTCCTTTCTGGGCACGAGCGTGCGCTCACTCAGATTCGGTACGACTTGCCTCGCTTCGCTCATTCCCCTCCTCGTCAAAATAGCCCCTCCCCGCTGTCCGATTGCCGTTTCAATCTTGGCGAGtagaagagagagaaaaatgCTTGCGAGGAATTTCTATGTCCTTCAATGACTCATATACTAACTGTCCTTCTCCGTGAACAGCTACAACCTCGATGGCGATATCATCTTCTCTGTCGCCAAGGATCAGCAGATTTGCGCCTGGTTTTCGCATAATGGCGAGCGTCTCGGAACCTACCACGGCCATGTTGGTGCCATCTGGACCGTCGATGTCGACCCTACCTCAACCATGATCGCCTCTGGTTCTGCCGATAACACCATCCGCCTCTGGGACGTCAAGAGCGGCAAGTGCCTCAAGGTCTGGGAGTTCCCCACCGCCGTCAAGCGTGTCGAGTTCAACGAGGATGGCACCAGGCTTCTCGGTGTCACGGAAAAGCGCATGGGCTACCTGAGTAacattgtcgtcatcgacatcaaccccgacgtcgaggccgagcAGAGCGACGAGAAGGCTTTGACCATTGTCTGCGACGAATCCAAGGCCACGGTTGCAGGATGGAGCAACATGAGCAAGTACATCATTGCTGGACACGAGGATGGTAGTGTCAGCCAGTACGACAGCAAGACCGGCGACCTCTTGGATAACGTCCCCATCCACGAACTCAATCAGCCCATTGTCGACCTGCAGTGGGCTCCCGACCGCACCTACTTCATCACTGCttgcaaggacaagaccgcCAAGGTAGGTGACAACCATACGAACCAATAGGCAAAGTTGAAGGGTCAGCAAGGAGATACTAACAAGCTGACACAGCTCATTGCTGCCCGCGATCTCACCGTGCTGAAGAACTACGTCGCCGATACTCCCCTGAACAGCGCCACCATCACCCCCAAGAAGGACTTTGTTATCCTCGGCGGTGGTCAGGCCGCCATGGATGTCACCCGTACTTCCGCTCGACAGGGTAAATTCGAAGCCCGTTTCTACCACAAGATCTTCGAGGACGAGGTCGGCCGCGTGCGAGGCCACTTCGGTCCCCTCAAcaccgtcgccgtcgacccCACGGGCAAGAGCTACGCCAGCGGTGGAGAGGACGGCTACGTCCGTGTTCACCATTTTGACAAGGGTTACTACGACTTTCTGTACGAAGTCGAGAGGGAACGAAACAACCGAATGCAGTAAAGGGAACAATACATCATATGACGAGGAAGTAAAATCACCAAATATCGCGGACCTTACCCTGCCATCTTAATATCCTTTGCTGCACGACGGGACACAAACAAGCGCATGGCGCCGAGTTTGCAAGTTTCGCCGTGAGATTGGGAGGAGAGCAGAAAAGTCCTGCGAAACAAATTTGGTCTTTTTAAGGCGCGTCTTTTCCTGGTATGCTTGCATAGTTTGGCGTTATGGCGGAATACAAGGTAgccctttgtttttttcttggggTTAAACGATACaataaagagaaaaaaagtaCACCCGGGAAAAGACGCGTCACGGGTTTTAAACAAGTAGGGTCGGAAAATGGTACGGAGACCGGGTACACTGGGCATTATTTGTGTTTGTCTTGTGCCGATGAGGGTCTTTATATGTAGGTAGTTCATATACAGCCGTTTCGCTTCCTCTTTGACGAGATACGAAGAGCAAAAGGGCGGGAGATGGAACGGAGCGTCTGCCGAATTCTGGAAGATGTGGGAATGACATTGTAGTTTTTGCGAATTGTACTCTTGACGTGAGGGCCCAGTGATGGAAATCGATATGTCGAGACACACGCCGGACAAAAACAGTAGCATCTCCAACTAGGAAGCTGATGGTCGAGAAGTAAAACTACTTGACACTTTGCTCAAACTGACACACGCCAGACAACCCACACTCATAATGATGTCATGACAAAAATCCTATTGACTcaaccaggccaggccacTACATAACAAGCCTACAAGCCCCAAACACCCAACATCATTGACAGAAAACGCCATACATCTATATCAGTCCCGTAGCCACCTATCCCGGTTTTCTAACACAATACACGCCATGCTCTGTTGAGCTATCAATCactttctcttcttgccctttttgcCTTTAGACGTGGTGTTTGAACCCGTTGAGGCGACGCTGGATGCGCGGGAAGGGGCTCTAGAGGAAGCCttgcttgacttgacattgtCCAGAGCTTTGTTCTAAACTAGGTATTAGTATTGCCGCCAAATAGGCCAGATCCAATAGCTAGAGTAGACGAACCTTAACGCCATTCTTGGACTTCTTTTTCGCAGGTGCACCAAGGATACTGTcctcgtcgttgtcgtcatctGGCTCACGCTTAGTTTTGCCATTGACACCGTTGGACCCCCGTGCAGGCACGTCTTCAAATTCCTTAACAATCGTAGTGATAAGGGTTGTGCAGCGGCGGGAGAGCTCGGTCGGAGTTCTGCTGAGGAAGAACCAGTCAAATCGGAAGAGGGGGGACTCGCGAATGTCATCACGCATCTTTTCATACAAGCCCTCTGAGTCGATGCCGTATCGGTCGAGGAGGACCAGCAGGAATCggtcctcttcctctgtgTACACCTTCTTATTGGTAGTGGAGACTGAATAGTTGATCTTGAGCTGCTGCAGAGGCACTCTGTACTGAGACATCTTCTTGCGCAGTAGCTTGCGCTGGTTCTCAATCTTGCGCGTACGTTCCTCTCCGTCCTCGATTACCTTGATGGATTTGGTGTAGTCGGCAATTTCCGTGTACCGTTGCCAAAAGACCTTGGCATATGCCTTGATCTCTGCAGGCGTCTTGCTGTCGATTTCATTCGAGATACCCTCGTAGTCGTGACGCCCATACTTGCCGGATCCATTGACAAACTGCTGGAAATCTCTTCGGCTCCAGTTACCGAACCCTCGTGTTGATAATTCCtccttctctttcttttcctcctcagTCAGTGGAGTGGCATTGTCGATTTCTTGTTGATCGAGAGCCCGTTCAGCTTCTCGATCAGACAGAGTCTCTTCGTCACCATCCGGAAGGGGGATCTTATACCCAATTTCCTTTCTATAGTAGGCCGTCTCTCTGTCTTGGAGATCTCGGAGACGTGGTGGGTAGAATTGGTAGTCTTGAACAGGAATTTGCTTGGGTGCGCGCGGAGCTTTAGGTTTACCATCACCCTTGGGGTCTCCGTACATGGCCTGTCGGAAGTACTTGTCCATAGAGTACGATTGTTCCTTGCGCTCACGTTTCGCAGGATTGATCCAGTTCATACCGACATCCTTCTTGACGTTGGCAAAATTTTCACCATTCCATTGGTACGCGGACTCCGACGTAAATTTCTGAAGGTCGTCAATTCCCAGCTTCTCATACTTGGCGTTGAGCTCTTTGGTTCTATTTTCGCCCTGGTTAAGGATGGCGTCGATATCATCGTCATGAAGCTCCTTTTTACCCTGCAAGTCTCCTGTTGCGCCCTTGGACTGGAACACCTTTTCTGCACCATGCTGGATCATGGACAACAGTTCATCCTTGTTCGCtgcagccttggccgcaaTCTGTGCACGCCCTTGTTGAATGACCAACTGATCAAGACGGAGCTTTTGTGCGGCGCGCTCCAAAACCTTTTCCTCGATGGCATTGTCGGTCACGAATCGATACACAACCACCTGCTTTGTCTGTCCGATACGATGGGCACGGTCCATTGCCTGCAAATCGGCTTGTGGATTCCAATCGCTATCGTACAGGATAACAATGTCGGCAGTTGTCAGATTGATACCTAGACCACCAGCTCTGGTGGTCAATAGAAAGACAAATTTCTCGGAGCCGGGCTTGTTATAATCATCAATGGCAGCAATTCGGTCTTCGTGGGCGGTTCCACCATCAATACGGCAGTACTTGTAATCTCTGAAAACGCAGTAATCCTCAAGAATATCAAGCAAACGACTCATTTGGGAGAAAATGAGGACTCTGCTACCCTGTTTCTGGAGTCGGACAAGGAGCTTGTCCAAAACAGCCATCTTTCCGGCGTTGTATACCAAGTGTTCGTCTGTAGTGTAAGGTGGACCAGGTTCAGCACCCTCAAAGAGGTATGGGTGGTTGCAGCACTTTCGAAGCTGCATGACAATGTTGAGAAGTCGAGTCTTTGACTCTCGCTTGCCACCAGCGCCATTGACGGCGTCAATATCCTTCTCCAGGATCTTCTGATACCACTTGACCTGCATATCAGACATGCCCAAATACACATTGACCTCCTTCTTTGGAAGCAAGCTCTTTTCGACATCACTCTTGACTCGGCGCAGCAAAAAAGGTCGCAGTACTTTGTGCAGCTGCTGAACAACAGTATCTTGATCACGATCTTGACCTGAGAACCATTGGTCAAATGCCTCGGAATCGCCAAACACATCGGGCAACAGAAAGTTCAACAAAGCCCAAAGTTCGTGAAGGTTGTTTTGCAGAGGAGTACCTGTGATGAGGAGTCGGTTTCGGGACTGGAACAGTCGGATGATCTGAGACAGGGAGGATTCCTCGTTCTTGATACGATGTGCCTCATCAATAATGATGTATTCCCAAGCAAATTTCTTCAGGTGAGCCTTCTCTCTTAGGATCATTTCGTAACTGGTAATGCAAACATCGAATTTCTCGTCCACGAGGCGCTCGTTGATAAGGTTGTGTCGCTCTTCTTTGGCGCCTTGCAGAACCAAAACGTTGACCTCCGGCGTCCACCTGGCGAACTCCCGCTTCCAGTTATCAAGTGTCGACTTTGGCACAGTGATTAAGTGCGGACCGGTAATGCCCGCAATGTGCCGAAGATATCCTAGGAAAGAAATTGTTTGAAGAGTCTTACCGAGACCCATTTCGTCGGCAAGAATTCCAGAAATACCATTCTCATGAAGAGAGATTAGCCAGTTTAGGCCTGCGACCTGGTAATCTCTCATCTGCCCTTGAATAAAGTGTGGCGAGTCACGGAACACGGTTTCGGCAGAACCCCCGTGCTTCTCATCCTTGAGAAGTTCGGCATCTTCTTCGGCCTCGGTTCGCCGGCGACGGTCACTGGTAGCTCCTCCCTGTCGGCCAGCGCCTTTCTTGCTGTGGGCTGCCTCGTTATTTTGGCGATCAATCTCGGCCATGATGTCTCGAATCTTGGGGTCGGGATTCGTCTCGATGAAGTGACGAAAGAGGTCAGTTAGACCGAGAAGATATCGAAATCGTCGAATTGTATCATCTTCCTACGGGGGTAGTTAGTTAGGGTTCAATGCTAGCAGTCACTCTGAGTACAACGACGTGCCTTCGATTCGCCTAGGCGGTCGTGCTTCCTGCCGAAGATGCTTCGTCGCAATTGGTTTGCTTCTGATCGGCGTTTTCGCCCATCGGTAAGCGGCTCTCCGACAACACTGCTCGCCGTTGTGTTGGGGTTTGTATCCGAATCTGTGTAGTCTGGGGTTTCGTCGACCTCCTAGCAGTTGCCTGCTGTCAGCGTCGCTGCATGCTCACAACTTGAGTTACACGATAGACTGTAccatttcttctcctctACGGTATTCCGGTGCATCTGACATTGATGCGTCGGTGTCCAAACCGCTAGCTCTTGATCGCGGCGCCATGGCGAAAACGAGAGATATTCGAACCTCTCAACGCGACTGGTTGTAAATGAGACGCGTTGGGGGCGGCCCTCGCCGGAGAGGTCAAAGATCTCGGCTGGCCGTAAATATGTTAATTCACAGTTGATGGATGTAATTAAATCCAACGGCACTGGCGTCGTGGCGGAATATGTCTCGACGGAATTAGTGACAAGGTCAGAGAAGTATTTCGGAAGATTGATGGCGGGAAGAATCTCTACGTGcccatcgaggccaaggccaggtcGAGTTTGGGGCTAGCGCGTGCAGGGAGATCCACCACGCTACAAGCAGCCGGAGGGTGGGATGTGAATGGTCAACCCGTGAAGCTGGCGGGGATGCCAAACCCAACACCCCAGGCCCGGATCGGAAGAACTTTATGTATTTACAGAGTatgtacagagtatgtacagagtatgtaCGGAAAAAGTTGCCCAGTTAAACTCGCGACGGCGATACCATGAGAGTAGGAACTTCTATACATCTCGCATCATACAGGAATTTGCTTCAAGagctacctacctaggtaaatAAATACTTGTACGCTATGTAATAGACTGTCCTTTGCGGCAGAACCTGGACACCTGGTGGAAAGCTTACTGACGTAGCGCTCTCGAAGCATAGCCCGGTATGAAGCCAAGACCCGGCCAGCAAATTCGGAAAAAGTTTCTTTGTCACATATAGTGATTGTGACGGTCTAATAATACTTGAAAGCTTTtccctccttttcttttctttgatctttttattttttttttatttttttttaatggTGCACAACAATATTGCCCAGGTTTTGATCTGGAGATTGAACATGGCAAAGTCACGTGTCGGCTCGTGCCTGAACGGTTCCGTTCTCAGCCCGCCGCCCCACATGGCCGTTGAGAGCCCCATGACCACAGATTCTGTTGGCAAAGACTTCGGAAAAGCAACAATAATCTGCTGACATTCACatccctcgccgccgcacaGAAGGAGGAAGGGCATTGGATCCGGCAATCTACAACATCCGAAGAACACAGGCGATACAACAAGTTCAGCCGGGCTCAGACCAAACATCTGGTAGAGTCCTGCCCGGGACCGTCGGATTCCTTTGTCGAGTCATCCGCGGGGTTGCGGTTCGACATCACCGTGCGCCTCCGTACAGAACAAACATTCAACTTGCACAGGTAAACCCGGCATCTGGCCGCGAACCCCAAAGGATTCAAGAACCCTTGTTAACACAGTACGCCATAGCAGAGCCACATTTCGTCTGACTTTCTTTTGTGTCTCTGCCGCCATGGACACCAACAAAGCCCCTACCGGGAGGCACGTCTCACAAACCGAAACTCCCGAGCAACTCCTCGATGTCTTCAAGGCAGCCGCCCTCTCCGTAACGAAACTATACAAGACGTCGGCTCTCGTCGAATCTAGGGCCAGGGTCGAAGGCTATCAAGAGTGCCTTGATGACCTCCTCTCCTTTCTGAACAAGGCAAATATCGGCCTCACAGACGGAGAAGGGTGGTCGATACGAAGATGGGCAACGGAGCGCCTTGACGGACGTGACTCGGCGCCACAAACCACCGAAAGCGAGGACGAAAACGAGCGAGTAGAGAGAACATCGTCGCCCGAAATCACAAGAACGAACCCTGACCCTCAACCGCCAGTAACTAAACGGCGAGATTCGCCCACTCCCAACACTTGTTCGGTTCCAGAGCCGGTTCCCGAGGAACCTATGGCCATTGTTGTACCATCACAAGACAACTTCTCCTTTCAGTCTTCCCACCCCTATCCAAACATCGCCACATTAGACCTCGAGGATTCCCGAACTCGTGATGGGTCGTCCCACCCGCCTAGCCGAGGCACCAGGTCAAGAATAGGCGGGCACAACTCGAAATCGGGTCCGAGAGGGGCTGGGCATTTGGGCAAAGGAGCCGGAACGAAACGTCGGTGGGATTTTGACGATTTTTTTGGAGGCTGTCTAGGAGGAAAGGACCCATTCGGAAATGGAGGAAAGCGCAGCCGGCATGCTTGATGAATTTCGTGTAAGCAGAGATCATGTCAGGACCAAAGATTATGAGAGATGAGGCATAGCATTTCGGTGTCACACTGGGTAGTGTCATGCACATAGGACAACATAGGACATGGGAGCTAGCATAAAGCATCAGCcggcgttttttttttcttcgggGGTCGAGGACACTGTATATACACGGGATACCATCATGTTATTGAACAAACCATTGTACGAAACGAGGGTTGTCATAGATGGACATGTTtcatttttttctccttttttttcaaaagATAAATACTACAACTATTACCGCCCAGCAGGGTATATGCATGCATACTATAACGTGTCTCTGTCGTCAATCGTGGTCTCATTACTCAATTGCTACTTTTGCCAGCTACTCGTGACTGGAATGCTCGTGGGATTCCAAACCCAACTGCAACCTCAGGGCGGTATTCTCatgctccagctcctctATCTGCTGCTCTAACATTTCCATTCTTTCCGTCGCCCCCAGGACAACTTCCTCGGATATCTTGGCCAGTCTCCACAAACGCAGCACCACAACAAGGGAACCAATAGACTCGGCAAGACCCTGGGAAGCAATATCAATAACAAAGCTCACCACAATAACGGCAGAGTCAAAGACGTGAAACCACGAAGCAAGAAATCTGTCATTTCCGCCATTGTCAGCAACAGACAATGGAAACAAAGGGAGGAAAGGGGCAGGATATGAAACCTACTCTAGGCCAAATGAGAACAAACAAGCGGCCAACTCAACCATGAACAAGCTGCTGAACACCAGAGCCGCCGTCTCCAAGGTTTCCCTTATTTGCACCACCCACTCCTCGTCGCTTTGATGCATTTCACAGGCGATTAGCTGGATGAAGAcgttggccagcagcgccaTTACGTCGAGCATGACGATGAACATGACGAGAAAGTGCTTCTTGCGGGACGCGAGGAGGACTCTGCCTTTGCGGCGGAGATGGTGGACGTGGCGGAGGGCGCGTCGGGTTATGGACGGTGAGGGGCGATGGCCCGGCGGTAGGAGGGGGGCGGAATGGTCAATGTGCGAGTTGTCGGACATGGTGACGGAGACTGGGGGGGAGTTGCCAAGGTCAGGAGCTGGATGAGAAGGGCATTGATGATGCTATGTGATCAGTAGGCAATACATGGACTATTtaggtggtggtgatggctgtAGGACAAGCGGTCGAGATTCGCGAACTCGAGGTCGGTGTTGTGTTGACAATGGAACGTGGAACGGCTTCAAGGTTAGTGATTGACAGCCTAGCGCGGTTTGCATGTGGCATTGGCCGacagctacggagtaccaggttactactacggagcacctgcGACATCTAGACTGGCCATGGCTTGGATGACATCAGGAGCGGCACGCACCTCCGTAATGGGCGTGAAAATGCTGAGGCTGGTGGACCGAAGCAGGTCGCCAGAGACAAGTCCAGAGCCATGCAGCCACAAAGAGCAAGTGCAAGCATCGGGTCGATGCCGCCCGGAATTATGCAGGCGGCGGATAAACCCCGGCCCCCCACGTTGAATGCTGCGCAACCGTGGGCCCTGCGTCTAAAAGCTCCCACTGCCAGTCAGACTTGCAAAGTTTCATTGGCAAATCGTGTCTCGAGCCTCGTTTGTTGTTTGTTGCAGCCGCTGCTTGTCCCTCATTTCTCTCCCCCTTCTCCTTGTCGCATTGCTTGTGGCAACCGACGTCTCCTTCCAGGGAGGGCTACATCTGTGTGAGGCGAGTGCAAAATTTCCCAAATCTCGGTACGTCGCGCTCCACGCATCCCAACCCGCGAGTCGTCTTGCATTTTCTGGTCTCGCTGTGCTGTTATGCGCAACTTGCGTCCTGCTCATGACGAACAGCTTGTGAGCGAGATTTGCGTCTGGGCCGAAAGGTGAAAAATTGCCAAGTTCGCTCGTGCTAACACACCTGCCCTCTGCTAGGAACCATCTTAAGGACGCCAAGTTTCCACAACCCCTTGGGCGAGAACATCATGTCGAACACGAACCACAAGGAGGACAAGCCTGCCGCTCAGTCGGCTGAGCACGAGCAGGAGGCGGAAGTGTCGGCGGGTGAAGAGGTGGGTGTCTTGCACGGCGCAAATTAACGCCGGCCACATGAAGACGACAGAAGAATCTGTTTGATACAAAAAAGCAGGGAGAACTGACTGGTATATACCCTGCGCTAGGAAGAGATCACGGCCATGAAGCGCCGTGTGGCTGAaatggaggaggaggccaagaagctgcgAGAGATGCAGGCCACCTTGGAGCAGCAGTCGGCTGATTTGGCAGATGACAAGGAGTCGGTTGATGCGCGAAGCATCTTTGTCGGAAACGTCGACTACTCTGCCTCTCCTGAGGAGATTCAGGCTCATTTCCAGAGCTGTGGATCGATCAACCGCGTGACTATCCTCTTGGACAAGTTTACCGGTCAGCCAAAGGGGTGCGTGTCGCCGGCATAGCATTCATTTTACTGCCCCCCAAAACAAGCCGATGTACTGACCAAGGCATGCACGCAGATACGCCTATGTTGAGTTTACAGAACCCAGCCTGGTCGCCCAGGCCCTCATCCTAAACGAAAGCGTCTTCAAGGGCCGCAACATCAAGGTCACACCCAAGCGCACCAACGTTCCTGGCATGAGCCGAGGTCGTGGACGAGGAGGCTTCCGTGGAGGTCGAGGATTCCACGGTCGGGGTGGTTTCCCTCGTGGTGGCTACCGCGGCGGCTATAGGGGCCGTGGCCGGGGAGCTCACGCACCTTACTAGGGACCGGGAAGCGACTCTTCGCCTGGGCCGACAGATAGTGACGACGGGTCATGGATGCCATCACGTGTAGCGTCCAATCTTTGACGGTTTGGTAGGAATTAGGAATTTAATAATGGATTTGCTGACGCGGTCGCCGGCGGAAATTGAGAGTGGTTTGATATCATGGTCCCCTAGGTAGGCATACTACACAGGGACTGGGGTGCACCGacagaaagaaagaaaggaaaCCTATAATACAGACATGAAGGAAAGGGGGGAAATCAGTTCGTGTAAAAGTAACAGCGCCGCTAGGAGGGGGGAACAGATAAGGCAACGACTTGGAGTTTAAAGGATGATTTGATTTGGAATGATTTGCTGCATTTGGCTGAAcacgaaagaagaaaagaaagaaagacaTTCAAGCTTAGCCGGCCACTTTATCCGTGCCTGATATTGGATATGCGTCTGTGAGATGTGGCCTGCACCGTGTGATGAGAAGACGAGATGTCGCAACAGAGTAGAGCGAGTCTTGTATGCGATTTGCGTTTTGAATGCCGAGGGCGGAGAGTGTAGAGCCTGGATCTGCCAGCAACACATGGGAACGCGTACTCGAAACTCTCCTCGGCCCAGACAAAGCGTAACTCATCCACCACGGACCAAAGATTTAAATCCGACTAATTCCACCGATGTatgcctaggtacctatGCCACATGCCGCCATCCCGCACAGCCTTATGACTCACCCGCAGCACGGTCGCCCATCCCCACGAAAGATGATACACCAGTGTCCCTCCCCCAAGATCTTATCAGATGTAGTCTGGTGTCCCGCGATAATTTGCCGAAGTGGGGACCGGAGAAGTGGGGATACAAGTTCGAGGTGTAAAGCCCGAGTAGCGTTCTGTAGAAACGACTACGTGCGTACTGTTGCacaaaaaatgggcgtggccacgccacatgTATTGATGTGTTAGTACCCCCTATGTAGCCTTGCGACACGTACTCGTTCCCAGTTGGGGAAGTGTCGATCTGTGTTGTCAGCAAGGCGCAGCCACTCCGGATGGGTGCCGGCTCGTAAGTCCGTGTATATCTCCTCGAGCATGACGGTCGTGCTCGAGGTATAAAGATGACGGGGGGAATATGTCCTGACCTGTCGGTTTTGTATAAATTCAGAAAAAAGACAGATTATTCTGAAGAAGACACATATTTTTACATATATACACACACTTGCACGCACACACACTTACACTCACACACACTTACACTCACACGCACGCGCACTCATatacacacatatatatacattgcatactaggtatatatacacatatatatatacagCCAGTTTGGGCAAAACCACAAACCACAAAACCATGTCGACCGTCACGCCCTCCCTCCTGTCCCTCGTCGAAAACACAGCCGAGACCAGGCTCGTCAGCGACGACGCCCAGCTCGCCGCCACGCTGGCCAActcggcgcggcgcggcCTGCCCCCGATCAGCATCACCCCCCTGCACGGGCAGCACCTCTCGCTCCTGGCGCAGCTGGTCTCGGCGCGGGCGGTGCTCGAGGTCGGCACGCTGGGCGGCTACTCGGCGCAGTGGTTCGCGCGGGCCGGGGCGCGCGTGACCAGCATCGAGGTCGACGCCCGGCACCGCGACGTGGCGCTCGAGAACCTGCGCGCGGCCGGGGtggacggcgccgaggtggtGCTCGGCGACGCGCTCGACGTGCTGCCGCGGCTGGCGGCCGAGGGGCGCGTCTTCGACCTCGTCTTTGTCGACGCCGACTGGGGCCGGCAGGCCGACTACTTTGACTGGGCGGTGCGGCTGAC
Proteins encoded:
- the ISW2 gene encoding ISWI chromatin-remodeling complex ATPase ISW2, whose translation is MAPRSRASGLDTDASMSDAPEYRRGEEMEVDETPDYTDSDTNPNTTASSVVGEPLTDGRKRRSEANQLRRSIFGRKHDRLGESKEDDTIRRFRYLLGLTDLFRHFIETNPDPKIRDIMAEIDRQNNEAAHSKKGAGRQGGATSDRRRRTEAEEDAELLKDEKHGGSAETVFRDSPHFIQGQMRDYQVAGLNWLISLHENGISGILADEMGLGKTLQTISFLGYLRHIAGITGPHLITVPKSTLDNWKREFARWTPEVNVLVLQGAKEERHNLINERLVDEKFDVCITSYEMILREKAHLKKFAWEYIIIDEAHRIKNEESSLSQIIRLFQSRNRLLITGTPLQNNLHELWALLNFLLPDVFGDSEAFDQWFSGQDRDQDTVVQQLHKVLRPFLLRRVKSDVEKSLLPKKEVNVYLGMSDMQVKWYQKILEKDIDAVNGAGGKRESKTRLLNIVMQLRKCCNHPYLFEGAEPGPPYTTDEHLVYNAGKMAVLDKLLVRLQKQGSRVLIFSQMSRLLDILEDYCVFRDYKYCRIDGGTAHEDRIAAIDDYNKPGSEKFVFLLTTRAGGLGINLTTADIVILYDSDWNPQADLQAMDRAHRIGQTKQVVVYRFVTDNAIEEKVLERAAQKLRLDQLVIQQGRAQIAAKAAANKDELLSMIQHGAEKVFQSKGATGDLQGKKELHDDDIDAILNQGENRTKELNAKYEKLGIDDLQKFTSESAYQWNGENFANVKKDVGMNWINPAKRERKEQSYSMDKYFRQAMYGDPKGDGKPKAPRAPKQIPVQDYQFYPPRLRDLQDRETAYYRKEIGYKIPLPDGDEETLSDREAERALDQQEIDNATPLTEEEKKEKEELSTRGFGNWSRRDFQQFVNGSGKYGRHDYEGISNEIDSKTPAEIKAYAKVFWQRYTEIADYTKSIKVIEDGEERTRKIENQRKLLRKKMSQYRVPLQQLKINYSVSTTNKKVYTEEEDRFLLVLLDRYGIDSEGLYEKMRDDIRESPLFRFDWFFLSRTPTELSRRCTTLITTIVKEFEDVPARGSNGVNGKTKREPDDDNDEDSILGAPAKKKSKNGVKNKALDNVKSSKASSRAPSRASSVASTGSNTTSKGKKGKKRK
- the pab2 gene encoding Polyadenylate-binding protein 2, with product MSNTNHKEDKPAAQSAEHEQEAEVSAGEEEEITAMKRRVAEMEEEAKKLREMQATLEQQSADLADDKESVDARSIFVGNVDYSASPEEIQAHFQSCGSINRVTILLDKFTGQPKGYAYVEFTEPSLVAQALILNESVFKGRNIKVTPKRTNVPGMSRGRGRGGFRGGRGFHGRGGFPRGGYRGGYRGRGRGAHAPY
- the hvcn1 gene encoding Voltage-gated hydrogen channel 1; its protein translation is MSDNSHIDHSAPLLPPGHRPSPSITRRALRHVHHLRRKGRVLLASRKKHFLVMFIVMLDVMALLANVFIQLIACEMHQSDEEWVVQIRETLETAALVFSSLFMVELAACLFSFGLEFLASWFHVFDSAVIVVSFVIDIASQGLAESIGSLVVVLRLWRLAKISEEVVLGATERMEMLEQQIEELEHENTALRLQLGLESHEHSSHE
- the imqG gene encoding O-methyltransferase imqG, which produces MSTVTPSLLSLVENTAETRLVSDDAQLAATLANSARRGLPPISITPLHGQHLSLLAQLVSARAVLEVGTLGGYSAQWFARAGARVTSIEVDARHRDVALENLRAAGVDGAEVVLGDALDVLPRLAAEGRVFDLVFVDADWGRQADYFDWAVRLTRRGGAIYVDNAVQSMVEDGEDGVTREGSLVARVGRDERVRAALVPTVSVRKLDSESEFVDGFLLAVVL
- the TIF34 gene encoding Eukaryotic translation initiation factor 3 subunit I; this encodes MRPILLSGHERALTQIRYNLDGDIIFSVAKDQQICAWFSHNGERLGTYHGHVGAIWTVDVDPTSTMIASGSADNTIRLWDVKSGKCLKVWEFPTAVKRVEFNEDGTRLLGVTEKRMGYLSNIVVIDINPDVEAEQSDEKALTIVCDESKATVAGWSNMSKYIIAGHEDGSVSQYDSKTGDLLDNVPIHELNQPIVDLQWAPDRTYFITACKDKTAKLIAARDLTVLKNYVADTPLNSATITPKKDFVILGGGQAAMDVTRTSARQGKFEARFYHKIFEDEVGRVRGHFGPLNTVAVDPTGKSYASGGEDGYVRVHHFDKGYYDFLYEVERERNNRMQ